In one Dreissena polymorpha isolate Duluth1 chromosome 7, UMN_Dpol_1.0, whole genome shotgun sequence genomic region, the following are encoded:
- the LOC127837254 gene encoding long-chain fatty acid transport protein 4-like isoform X4 — protein MTDVFSIARILRAIIDVVCNMVVLKLVSYLFLGVFLSYGLGWPCTLTTVAVFLVYAATGGWRFIRVVIKTAPRDLRALRVLLTLKWSVKKYNRIGHSIPKLFQETVKKYPKKICFIFEDKNWTFQEVDLLTNAIANFFNESGIRQGHVVALVMENRPDLVFYWMGLAKIGAIGALINFNLREKSLLHCVQAAQAQCVVFSEEMASAVADISRDFPKSCNLYYMGSGQCPVVGAVSLDPLLEKSPTYTPPAPITKFTDRVFYVYTSGTTGLPKAAIISHSRFYYMASAVHMMLGLTDQDILYDPLPLYHTAGGIIGMGQAFLWGTTVVIKKKFSASGFWDDCLKYNCTAAQYIGEICRYLMAQPFRTTENQHRVRVMFGNGLQPGLWRDFQTRFGVKLIGEFYGATEGNCNIINIDNTIGACGFTSMIAPFMYPVTLIKVDEDNNITRDRNGVCVRAKPGEPGELVGKIVAGDPLRQFDGYVSKEATDKKVAMNVFKKGDMAFLTGDVLIMDEYGYMTFRDRTGDTFRWRGENVSTFEVETTISKIIGLSDAVVYGVEVTGAEGRAGMVAIVEPEHKSIVYNCAKHYKKNSHHIQDPCVFALWKRLQTPLVHKS, from the exons ATGACCGACGTATTCAGCATCGCTCGGATATTACGGGCTATCATTGATGTAGTTTGCAACATGGTTGTGTTGAAGTTGGTGTCTTACTTGTTCCTCGGCGTTTTCCTAAGTTACGGACTAGGGTGGCCATGCACACTTACAACAGTCGCAGTTTTCCTTGTGTACGCTGCCACTGGTGGCTGGAGGTTTATCAGGGTCGTCATCAAAACTGCTCCTAGGGATCTACG AGCACTGCGAGTACTGTTGACCCTGAAATGGAGTGTGAAGAAATACAACCGCATTGGACACAGTATCCCGAAACTCTTCCAAGAAACGGTGAAGAAATACCCCAAAAAGATCTGTTTCATTTTTGAGGACAAGAATTGGACTTTTCAG GAAGTCGATCTTCTTACCAATGCAATTGCCAACTTCTTTAACGAGTCTGGCATACGGCAAGGTCATGTGGTCGCCCTGGTGATGGAGAACCGCCCTGACCTGGTGTTCTACTGGATGGGGCTGGCAAAGATAGGGGCCATAGGGGCTCTGATCAACTTCAACCTGAGGGAGAAGTCCCTGCTGCACTGTGTACAGGCTGCACAGGCGCAATGTGTGGTCTTCTCTGAGGAGATGGCGTCAG CCGTTGCTGACATATCCAGGGATTTTCCCAAGTCCTGCAACCTGTATTACATGGGGAGTGGGCAGTGCCCAGTGGTCGGTGCAGTCAGTCTGGATCCCCTGCTGGAGAAGAGTCCAACCTACACCCCACCTGCGCCTATAACCAAGTTTACAG ACCGCGTGTTTTATGTGTACACATCTGGAACAACAGGACTACCTAAGGCTGCCATCATTTCTCACTCCAG GTTCTACTACATGGCCAGTGCTGTGCACATGATGCTGGGACTAACTGATCAAGACATACTATACGACCCTTTACCCCTGTATCACACAGCAGGGGGCATTATTGGTATGGGGCAGGCATTTCTATGGGGGACCACTGTGGTCATCAAGAAGAAATTCTCAGCTAGTGGATTCTGGGATGACTGTTTGAAATATAACTGTACA GCAGCACAATACATTGGTGAAATATGTCGTTACTTGATGGCTCAGCCATTCCGAACAACCGAGAATCAGCATCGCGTTCGAGTCATGTTTGGGAATGGGCTTCAGCCAGGATTGTGGCGTGATTTCCAGACGAGATTTGGCGTGAAATTGATTGGCGAGTTTTATGGTGCCACTGAAGGAAATTGTAATATCA TCAATATTGACAACACCATTGGGGCCTGTGGTTTCACCTCCATGATTGCTCCATTCATGTACCCAGTGACCTTGATAAAAGTCGACGAGGACAATAATATCACGAGGGACAGAAATGGAGTCTGTGTGCGGGCAAAACCAG GTGAACCCGGAGAGTTGGTGGGAAAGATAGTTGCAGGTGACCCCCTGAGACAGTTTGATGGCTATGTGAGCAAGGAAGCCACTGATAAGAAGGTGGCCATGAATGTGTTTAAGAAGGGAGACATGGCCTTCCTTACTG GTGATGTATTGATCATGGATGAGTATGGTTACATGACATTCAGAGACCGCACAGGAGACACCTTCCGGTGGCGCGGTGAGAACGTCTCTACGTTTGAGGTGGAGACCACCATCAGCAAGATCATCGGGCTGAGTGATGCTGTCGTCTACGGAGTGGAAGTGACAG